In Streptomyces ambofaciens ATCC 23877, a single genomic region encodes these proteins:
- a CDS encoding TetR family transcriptional regulator, whose protein sequence is MAARDPEATKARIFEAAVAEFARHGIAGARIDRIAAEAKANKQLIYAYYGNKNELFASVLEKKMLDLAISVPVDPDDVEGWVDRLMDYHAAHPELLRLLFWEGMEYGTAELPHEAERQEHYARKVAAVRDGQARGVVTDAIPASDLLFLLVAMANWASVVPQMKRVLVGAEDTDADRLRASIKKAARRIIAG, encoded by the coding sequence ATGGCAGCAAGAGACCCCGAGGCCACCAAGGCCCGGATCTTCGAGGCCGCGGTCGCCGAGTTCGCCCGCCACGGCATCGCCGGCGCCCGCATCGACCGCATCGCTGCCGAGGCCAAGGCCAACAAGCAGCTCATCTACGCCTACTACGGCAACAAGAACGAGCTGTTCGCGTCCGTCCTCGAGAAGAAGATGCTCGACCTCGCGATCTCCGTCCCCGTCGACCCGGACGACGTCGAGGGGTGGGTCGACCGCCTCATGGACTACCACGCCGCCCACCCCGAGCTGCTCCGCCTCCTCTTCTGGGAGGGCATGGAGTACGGCACCGCCGAGCTGCCCCACGAGGCCGAACGGCAGGAGCACTACGCCCGCAAGGTCGCCGCCGTGCGGGACGGCCAGGCGCGCGGCGTGGTCACCGACGCGATCCCGGCCTCCGACCTGCTCTTCCTGCTGGTCGCGATGGCCAACTGGGCGTCGGTCGTGCCCCAGATGAAACGGGTCCTGGTCGGTGCCGAGGACACGGACGCCGACCGCCTGCGCGCCTCGATCAAGAAGGCGGCCCGCAGGATCATCGCGGGATAG
- a CDS encoding MFS transporter: MPSPSAATRTTPETDAPGALPAGTSASSRLLLPLIALCTAVTAANIYLAAPLLPLIAQDFRSTPSAVAWLASVAQFGYAAGLLFFAPLGDSVNRRRLVAVLSLVAAAALVAGAASGGTGMLAGAVLVASAATVVPQLLVPLVAERAPADRRARHVAAVIAGLFTGVVAARVLGGLVGQAFGWRVVFVGAAALTVVLGLATAYVLPVERRRLQGPLFAGLAALPGVLRHSPDLWRACVRQAGMYGAWSALWTSLALLLAGDDGYGMTTAAAGLFGLFGLAASVVAPLAGGFVDRFGAARVVRSAYLLAAVSVPLFWLGGQVMAALCAAAVLVHAALVASHVANQTLALTTTSAPATANTAYVVAGFAGGALASALAGPAFGHWGWPGVCAVAAAWLVLGWAATAVRKR; encoded by the coding sequence ATGCCGTCACCGTCAGCAGCCACCCGGACCACGCCGGAGACCGACGCCCCCGGCGCCCTCCCGGCAGGGACCTCCGCCTCCTCCCGCCTCCTCCTCCCCCTGATCGCCCTGTGCACCGCCGTCACGGCGGCCAACATCTACCTCGCGGCGCCGCTGCTCCCGCTCATCGCCCAGGACTTCCGCTCGACTCCCTCGGCGGTGGCCTGGCTCGCGTCGGTCGCGCAGTTCGGGTACGCGGCCGGGCTGCTCTTCTTCGCCCCGCTCGGGGACAGCGTGAACCGGCGGCGACTGGTCGCCGTCCTCTCGCTGGTCGCCGCGGCCGCGCTGGTCGCCGGCGCCGCGTCGGGCGGGACCGGCATGCTCGCCGGTGCCGTCCTGGTCGCCTCCGCCGCGACCGTCGTCCCGCAGCTCCTGGTCCCGCTGGTCGCCGAGCGCGCCCCCGCCGACCGCCGGGCCCGTCACGTCGCCGCCGTCATCGCGGGCCTGTTCACCGGCGTCGTGGCCGCCCGGGTGCTGGGCGGGCTGGTCGGGCAGGCCTTCGGCTGGCGCGTGGTGTTCGTGGGCGCGGCCGCGCTCACCGTGGTGCTGGGCCTCGCGACCGCATACGTCCTGCCCGTGGAGCGGCGGCGGCTCCAGGGCCCGCTGTTCGCGGGGCTCGCCGCGCTGCCGGGGGTGCTGCGCCACTCGCCGGACCTGTGGCGGGCCTGCGTGCGCCAGGCCGGCATGTACGGCGCCTGGAGCGCCCTGTGGACCTCGCTCGCGCTGCTCCTGGCCGGTGACGACGGGTACGGCATGACCACCGCCGCGGCCGGGCTGTTCGGCCTGTTCGGGCTCGCGGCCAGTGTCGTCGCGCCGCTCGCGGGCGGCTTCGTCGACCGGTTCGGTGCCGCCAGGGTCGTACGGTCCGCGTATCTGCTCGCCGCCGTGTCGGTGCCGCTCTTCTGGCTGGGCGGGCAGGTGATGGCGGCCCTGTGCGCGGCGGCGGTCCTGGTGCACGCCGCCCTGGTCGCCTCCCACGTCGCCAACCAGACCCTCGCCCTGACCACCACCTCCGCCCCGGCCACCGCGAACACGGCGTACGTCGTCGCCGGCTTCGCGGGCGGTGCCCTGGCCTCGGCCCTCGCGGGACCCGCCTTCGGCCACTGGGGCTGGCCGGGTGTCTGCGCGGTGGCGGCGGCCTGGCTGGTGCTGGGGTGGGCGGCGACCGCCGTACGGAAGCGGTGA
- a CDS encoding long-chain fatty acid--CoA ligase: MSPREDTVLSTMQDVPLLISRILTHGSTIHGGSQVTTWTGEGEPHRRSFAEIGARAAQLAHALREDLAVQDDERVATLAWNNAEHVEAYFAIPSMGAVLHTLNLRLPPEQLAWIVNHAADRVVIANGSLLPLLAPLLPHLKTVEHVVVTGPGDRSLLDGTSVRVHEYEDLLAGKPAAYDWPELDERAAAAMCYTSGTTGDPKGVVYSHRSIYLHSMQVNMAQSMGLTDEDTSLVVVPQFHVNAWGLPHATFMTGVNMLMPDRFLQPAPLAEMIESEKPTHAAAVPTIWQGLLAELTAKPRDVSSLTQVTIGGSACPPSLMEAFDALGMRVCHAWGMTETSPLGTVARPPAHAVGTPEEFAYRLTQGRFPAGVEARLTGPGGERLPWDGESAGELEVRGNWIAGAYYNGPGAEPLRPADKFSEDGWLKTGDVGTISPDGYLTLTDRAKDVIKSGGEWISSVELENALMSHPDVAEAAVVAVPDDKWGERPLATVVLKEGASTGFEELRTFLAEDGKIAKWQLPERWTVIEAVPKTSVGKFDKKVLRRQYADGGLDITRL, translated from the coding sequence ATGTCGCCCCGGGAGGACACCGTGCTGAGCACGATGCAGGACGTACCGCTGCTGATATCGAGAATCCTCACCCACGGGTCGACGATCCACGGCGGCTCACAGGTGACCACCTGGACCGGCGAGGGGGAACCGCACCGCCGCTCCTTCGCCGAGATCGGAGCCCGCGCCGCCCAGCTGGCGCACGCGCTGCGCGAGGACCTGGCGGTCCAGGACGACGAACGGGTGGCAACGCTCGCCTGGAACAACGCGGAGCACGTCGAGGCGTACTTCGCGATCCCCTCCATGGGCGCCGTCCTCCACACCCTCAACCTCCGCCTCCCGCCCGAGCAGCTGGCCTGGATCGTGAACCACGCCGCCGACCGGGTCGTGATCGCCAACGGTTCGCTGCTGCCGCTGCTCGCCCCGCTGCTGCCGCACCTGAAGACGGTCGAGCACGTCGTCGTCACCGGTCCCGGTGACCGCTCCCTGCTGGACGGGACGTCCGTCCGGGTGCACGAGTACGAGGACCTGCTCGCCGGGAAGCCGGCCGCGTACGACTGGCCCGAGCTGGACGAGCGTGCCGCAGCCGCGATGTGCTACACCTCCGGCACCACCGGTGACCCCAAGGGCGTCGTCTACAGCCACCGCTCCATCTACCTGCACTCGATGCAGGTCAACATGGCGCAGTCGATGGGCCTGACCGACGAGGACACCTCGCTGGTCGTCGTCCCGCAGTTCCACGTCAACGCCTGGGGGCTGCCGCACGCCACCTTCATGACCGGCGTGAACATGCTGATGCCGGACCGCTTCCTGCAGCCCGCGCCGCTCGCCGAGATGATCGAGAGCGAGAAGCCGACGCACGCCGCCGCGGTGCCCACCATCTGGCAGGGCCTGCTGGCCGAGCTGACCGCGAAGCCCCGGGACGTCTCCTCCCTCACGCAGGTCACCATCGGCGGGTCCGCCTGTCCGCCGTCGCTCATGGAGGCCTTCGACGCGCTGGGCATGCGGGTCTGCCACGCCTGGGGCATGACGGAGACCTCGCCGCTGGGCACGGTCGCGCGGCCGCCGGCCCACGCGGTCGGCACGCCGGAGGAGTTCGCCTACCGCCTCACCCAGGGCCGCTTCCCGGCCGGTGTCGAGGCACGGCTCACCGGCCCCGGCGGCGAGCGCCTGCCCTGGGACGGCGAGTCCGCCGGCGAGCTGGAGGTCCGCGGCAACTGGATCGCGGGCGCCTACTACAACGGCCCCGGCGCCGAGCCGCTGCGCCCCGCCGACAAGTTCAGCGAGGACGGCTGGCTGAAGACGGGCGACGTCGGCACCATCTCCCCCGACGGCTACCTCACCCTCACCGACCGCGCCAAGGACGTCATCAAGTCCGGCGGCGAGTGGATCTCCTCGGTGGAGCTGGAGAACGCCCTGATGTCCCACCCGGACGTCGCCGAGGCCGCCGTGGTCGCCGTCCCCGACGACAAGTGGGGCGAGCGCCCGCTGGCCACGGTCGTCCTCAAGGAGGGCGCGAGCACCGGCTTCGAGGAGCTGCGCACCTTCCTCGCCGAGGACGGCAAGATCGCCAAGTGGCAGCTGCCCGAGCGCTGGACGGTCATCGAGGCGGTGCCGAAGACGAGCGTCGGCAAGTTCGACAAGAAGGTGCTGCGCAGGCAGTACGCCGACGGCGGCCTGGACATCACCCGGCTCTGA
- a CDS encoding SigE family RNA polymerase sigma factor: MTTLVCTSASDAATAQAPAQAPAKAPARGSARATALAAARTQTFPYPSFSSYVKARQPVLLRTARSLTANPSDAEDLLQTALTKTYVAWDRIEDHRALDGYVRRALLNTRTSQWRKRKVDEFACDELPEPEPVPGGDDPAERQALRDAMWRAIMKLPARQRAMVVLRYYEDLSEVQTAEVLGVSVGTVKSAVSRALGKLRDDPELGIVRS; encoded by the coding sequence ATGACCACACTCGTCTGCACCAGCGCTTCGGACGCCGCCACGGCCCAGGCCCCGGCCCAGGCCCCGGCCAAGGCCCCGGCCAGGGGCTCGGCCAGGGCCACAGCCCTGGCGGCAGCGAGGACGCAGACCTTCCCGTACCCGTCGTTCTCCTCGTACGTGAAGGCCCGCCAGCCGGTGCTGCTGCGTACCGCCCGGTCGCTGACCGCGAACCCGAGCGATGCGGAGGACCTGCTGCAGACCGCGCTCACCAAGACCTACGTGGCCTGGGACCGCATCGAGGACCACCGCGCCCTGGACGGTTACGTGCGCAGGGCGCTGCTGAACACGCGGACCTCGCAGTGGCGCAAGCGCAAGGTCGACGAGTTCGCCTGCGACGAGCTGCCCGAGCCGGAGCCCGTCCCCGGTGGCGACGACCCGGCGGAGCGGCAGGCCCTGCGCGACGCGATGTGGCGGGCGATCATGAAGCTGCCCGCCCGGCAGCGGGCGATGGTCGTCCTCCGGTACTACGAGGACCTCAGCGAGGTCCAGACGGCCGAAGTGCTCGGGGTTTCCGTGGGCACGGTGAAGTCGGCGGTGTCCCGGGCGCTCGGCAAGCTCCGCGACGACCCTGAGCTGGGAATTGTCCGCTCCTAG
- a CDS encoding bifunctional DNA primase/polymerase, with amino-acid sequence MATTDRQATTLALAHALSAAERGLAVIPLSRTKLPALRSPHRDDPAPAPCHGECGRLGHGVHDAATDPARIRELFAAAPWATGYGIACGLPPHHLIGVDLDTKSETDSSAALRELALRHLFTIPPTVVVLTPSGGRHLWLSGPPDAVVPNSAGRLAPGIDIRGAGGYLVGPGSRTRHGTYTAAPGTAHLAPAACPPALLRLLLPPPRTPRPSPAGTGEHGQGLVQFVLAAHEGQRNTRLFWAACRAYEDGIGPALVAPLVDAALDTGLTEREARATIASAARMTGHRP; translated from the coding sequence ATGGCCACCACCGACCGGCAGGCCACGACCCTGGCCCTCGCCCATGCCCTGTCAGCCGCCGAACGCGGGCTGGCCGTCATCCCCCTGTCCCGGACGAAGCTCCCGGCCCTGCGCTCCCCCCACCGCGACGATCCGGCCCCGGCCCCCTGCCACGGCGAGTGCGGCCGCCTCGGCCACGGGGTCCACGACGCCGCCACCGACCCGGCCCGCATCCGCGAACTCTTCGCCGCCGCCCCCTGGGCCACGGGCTACGGCATCGCCTGCGGCCTGCCCCCGCACCACCTCATCGGCGTCGACCTGGACACCAAGTCGGAGACGGACTCCTCGGCCGCCCTGCGCGAACTCGCCCTGCGCCACCTGTTCACGATCCCGCCGACGGTCGTCGTCCTGACCCCCAGCGGGGGCCGCCACCTGTGGCTGAGCGGCCCGCCCGACGCCGTCGTGCCCAACTCGGCCGGCCGCCTGGCCCCCGGCATCGACATCCGCGGCGCCGGCGGCTACCTGGTCGGCCCCGGCTCCCGCACCCGGCACGGCACGTACACCGCCGCGCCCGGCACGGCCCACCTCGCGCCCGCGGCCTGCCCTCCCGCGCTGCTGCGCCTCCTGCTCCCCCCGCCCCGCACCCCCCGGCCGTCCCCGGCCGGGACCGGGGAACACGGTCAGGGGCTCGTCCAGTTCGTCCTCGCCGCCCACGAGGGCCAGCGCAACACCCGCCTCTTCTGGGCCGCCTGCCGTGCCTACGAGGACGGCATCGGTCCGGCGCTCGTCGCTCCGCTGGTGGACGCGGCCCTCGACACCGGCCTGACCGAACGCGAGGCCCGCGCGACGATCGCGTCCGCGGCCCGTATGACGGGCCACCGCCCCTGA
- a CDS encoding DUF4232 domain-containing protein: MTADSLPGLPGASASSGAEGGSACVVAYAVTNRGAEPFTYTITFSLTDDQGRAMSDVTETVASVAAGRTVRRTLDEVGHLSDQRLDAAHVRILDVKRVPADEAPAAAGSCPPSGLRLTADEGDAAMGLRVVGLHLENCGARPYSVEGYPVLQLLDEELAPVEGIEILRGTEGIPMAGGGEPVRRVTLRPGESAGASMAWRNTTQFGEAVTVPYVRVRAASGSDPVVVAPHLDLGTTGELGVGPWRKEEAGGVPDRPQSS; the protein is encoded by the coding sequence GTGACGGCGGACAGCCTTCCGGGGCTGCCGGGGGCGAGCGCGTCCTCCGGCGCGGAGGGCGGGTCCGCGTGTGTGGTCGCGTACGCGGTGACCAACCGGGGGGCCGAGCCCTTCACCTACACCATCACCTTCTCCCTGACGGACGACCAGGGCAGGGCGATGTCCGACGTCACGGAGACGGTTGCTTCCGTGGCCGCGGGGCGGACCGTGCGGCGCACGCTCGATGAGGTCGGACACCTGAGTGATCAGCGCCTCGATGCGGCACACGTGCGCATCCTGGACGTGAAGCGGGTGCCCGCCGACGAGGCTCCGGCCGCCGCCGGTTCCTGCCCGCCGTCCGGGCTGCGGCTCACGGCGGACGAGGGCGACGCCGCCATGGGGCTGCGTGTGGTGGGGCTGCATCTGGAGAACTGCGGCGCCCGTCCGTACTCCGTCGAGGGATATCCGGTGCTTCAGCTGCTCGACGAGGAGCTGGCACCGGTCGAGGGGATCGAGATCCTGCGCGGCACCGAGGGCATCCCCATGGCGGGCGGGGGAGAACCGGTCCGGCGGGTGACCTTGCGGCCGGGCGAGTCCGCCGGGGCGAGCATGGCGTGGCGCAACACCACCCAGTTCGGGGAGGCGGTGACCGTGCCGTACGTCAGGGTGCGGGCCGCGTCCGGTTCCGATCCCGTCGTGGTCGCGCCCCATCTCGATCTCGGCACCACGGGCGAACTCGGCGTCGGTCCCTGGCGGAAGGAAGAGGCCGGCGGCGTGCCGGACCGGCCTCAGAGCTCGTAG
- a CDS encoding tyrosine-type recombinase/integrase yields the protein MDIDVSGGFVLVDENLAEANGSLVFDTPKSHQKRLLRVGPSLAKRLGRHLETLPGGDDALLFTTPGGKPLRYNQWRKAYFDPAVSAAGLTDVTPHDLRASHGTWVADRYGVMTAAHRLGHSNASVTTRHYARPVAGRDDQVAEAADTWLHGADTGDGSAGAVSD from the coding sequence GTGGACATCGACGTGTCCGGCGGCTTCGTCCTGGTCGACGAGAACCTGGCCGAGGCGAACGGCTCGCTGGTCTTCGACACTCCCAAGTCGCATCAGAAGCGACTGCTCCGCGTGGGCCCGTCCCTTGCCAAGCGGCTGGGCCGGCACTTGGAGACTCTGCCCGGCGGGGATGACGCGCTCCTCTTCACGACCCCTGGCGGCAAGCCCCTGCGCTACAACCAGTGGCGCAAGGCGTACTTCGATCCTGCTGTCTCGGCTGCTGGCCTGACCGATGTCACCCCGCATGATCTGCGTGCCTCGCACGGCACCTGGGTCGCCGACCGGTACGGCGTGATGACCGCTGCCCACCGACTCGGCCACTCGAACGCCAGCGTTACCACCCGCCACTACGCCCGGCCGGTCGCCGGTCGCGATGATCAGGTGGCGGAAGCGGCGGACACCTGGCTCCACGGGGCGGACACCGGCGACGGCTCCGCGGGCGCCGTTTCGGATTGA
- a CDS encoding UTRA domain-containing protein encodes MISQGVLEGRAGSGTYVAEPRQRVRVVRSSAREQPEGSPFRADMKAVGRQGDWESRTDAKVPAPAEIAARLGIAEGELCVRTAYEFLADGRPVQLSTSWEPYDLTAGSLVVLPEGGPHAGAGVVNRMAAIGITVSHAVEQPEPRQATAEEASLLGIQKAALVTHIRRTYYSDQGRPIETADIVVPAAHCEIVYEIPISRA; translated from the coding sequence CTGATCTCGCAAGGCGTGCTGGAGGGCCGAGCCGGTTCGGGTACCTACGTCGCTGAGCCCCGGCAGCGCGTGCGCGTGGTGCGGTCGTCGGCGCGCGAGCAGCCCGAAGGGTCGCCGTTCCGAGCGGACATGAAGGCCGTCGGCAGGCAAGGCGATTGGGAAAGCAGGACCGACGCCAAGGTGCCGGCCCCGGCCGAAATCGCCGCCCGGCTCGGTATTGCCGAGGGCGAGCTGTGCGTCCGGACCGCGTATGAGTTCCTGGCCGACGGCAGGCCCGTGCAGCTCTCGACCAGTTGGGAGCCGTACGACCTCACCGCCGGCAGTCTCGTCGTCCTCCCCGAGGGAGGGCCGCACGCCGGTGCAGGCGTCGTGAATCGGATGGCCGCCATCGGCATCACGGTGAGCCATGCAGTGGAGCAGCCCGAGCCCAGGCAAGCGACCGCCGAGGAGGCGTCACTCCTCGGCATCCAGAAGGCCGCCCTCGTCACGCACATCCGGCGGACGTACTACAGCGACCAGGGACGGCCGATCGAGACGGCGGACATCGTGGTGCCAGCCGCGCATTGCGAGATCGTGTACGAGATTCCGATCAGCCGGGCGTAA
- a CDS encoding S1C family serine protease encodes MSTENEGTAVPPAPSAPPAPVDTPAASPQPAAPHPEQPPTQAPAAAPYDGYGAFAAPAAHAPQQPAPEGTGTGAPHGHTAPDASWPPPPPPGTPAYGGGGAGGGQGGWGASYQPPGPKPGRGRGGLVAGLLIAALVAGGLGGGLGYTLAKNNDETGSTTVSASDTGGSLKRDAGTVAGVAAKALPSTVTIQAEGSNGEGGTGTGFVFDKQGHIVTNNHVVAEAVDGGKLSATFPDGKKYAAEVVGHAQGYDVAVIKLENAPSDLNPLPLGDSDKVAVGDSTIAIGAPFGLSDTVTTGIISAKNRPVASSDGSGSSKASYMSALQTDASINPGNSGGPLLDAQGNVIGINSAIQSTSNGGFGTGQSGSIGLGFAIPVNQAEFVAKQLIKSGKPVYAKIGASVSLEETANGAKLTEQGVNGSDPVESGGPAADAGLKPGDVITKLDDRVIDSGPTLIGEIWTHKPGDKVTVTYERGGKERTTELTLGSKLGDD; translated from the coding sequence GTGAGCACCGAGAACGAGGGCACCGCGGTACCCCCGGCCCCGTCCGCGCCCCCCGCGCCGGTGGACACTCCCGCTGCCTCCCCCCAGCCGGCCGCGCCGCACCCGGAGCAGCCACCGACGCAGGCGCCCGCGGCCGCGCCGTACGACGGTTACGGAGCGTTCGCCGCGCCCGCCGCCCACGCACCGCAGCAGCCCGCGCCCGAAGGCACGGGCACGGGCGCGCCTCACGGGCACACGGCGCCCGACGCCTCCTGGCCCCCGCCCCCGCCGCCGGGCACTCCGGCGTACGGCGGTGGCGGTGCCGGTGGCGGCCAGGGCGGCTGGGGTGCCTCGTACCAGCCGCCCGGGCCGAAGCCGGGCCGCGGTCGCGGCGGCCTGGTCGCCGGGCTCCTGATCGCCGCGCTGGTCGCGGGCGGTCTGGGCGGCGGCCTCGGCTACACCCTGGCCAAGAACAACGACGAGACCGGTTCGACGACGGTCTCCGCGTCCGACACCGGCGGCTCCCTCAAGCGCGACGCGGGCACGGTCGCCGGCGTGGCCGCCAAGGCGCTGCCCAGCACGGTCACCATCCAGGCCGAGGGCAGCAACGGCGAGGGCGGCACCGGCACCGGCTTCGTCTTCGACAAGCAGGGCCACATCGTCACCAACAACCACGTGGTGGCGGAGGCGGTCGACGGGGGGAAGCTCAGCGCGACCTTCCCCGACGGCAAGAAGTACGCCGCCGAGGTGGTCGGCCACGCCCAGGGCTACGACGTGGCGGTCATCAAACTCGAGAACGCCCCCTCGGACCTGAACCCGCTCCCCCTCGGCGACTCCGACAAGGTGGCGGTCGGCGACTCCACGATCGCCATCGGCGCCCCCTTCGGCCTGTCGGACACGGTGACCACGGGCATCATCAGCGCCAAGAACCGGCCTGTGGCCTCCAGCGACGGCAGCGGCAGCAGCAAGGCGTCCTACATGAGCGCGCTGCAGACCGACGCGTCGATCAACCCGGGCAACTCCGGCGGCCCGCTGCTGGACGCCCAGGGCAACGTCATCGGGATCAACTCCGCGATCCAGTCCACGAGCAACGGCGGCTTCGGCACCGGCCAGTCCGGTTCGATCGGTCTGGGCTTCGCGATCCCCGTCAACCAGGCCGAGTTCGTCGCCAAGCAGCTGATCAAGAGCGGCAAGCCGGTGTACGCGAAGATCGGCGCCTCCGTCTCCCTGGAGGAGACGGCGAACGGGGCCAAGCTCACCGAGCAGGGCGTCAACGGTTCCGATCCCGTCGAGTCGGGCGGTCCCGCCGCCGACGCGGGCCTCAAGCCCGGTGACGTCATCACGAAGCTCGACGACCGCGTGATCGACAGCGGACCGACCCTGATCGGCGAGATCTGGACCCACAAGCCCGGTGACAAGGTCACGGTCACCTACGAGCGCGGCGGCAAGGAGCGCACGACCGAACTCACCCTCGGCTCCAAGCTCGGTGACGACTGA
- a CDS encoding glycerophosphodiester phosphodiesterase: MTHARQHRTQVVAHRGASEEAPEHTLAAYRKAIEDGADALECDVRLTADGHLVCVHDWRVNRTSNGRGAVSALELADLAALDFGARRTREFWRTRDEQPDWEHRPEDREETSVLTLERLLQLVSDAGRRVELAIETKHPTRWAGQVEERLLLLLKRFGLDAPASAAESPVRVMSFSARSLHRVRAASPTLPTVYLMQFVSPRLRDGRLPAGVRIAGPSIRIVRNHPTYIERLKQAGHQVHVWTVNDPADVDLCVDLGVDAIITNRPRAVRDQLGH; encoded by the coding sequence GTGACCCACGCACGACAGCACCGGACTCAGGTCGTCGCCCACCGGGGAGCCTCCGAGGAGGCGCCCGAGCACACCCTGGCCGCGTACCGGAAAGCGATCGAGGACGGCGCGGACGCTCTCGAGTGCGACGTCCGCCTGACCGCCGACGGCCACCTGGTCTGCGTCCACGACTGGCGGGTCAACCGTACGTCCAACGGCCGGGGCGCGGTCTCGGCGCTGGAGCTCGCCGACCTGGCCGCGCTGGACTTCGGCGCCCGCAGGACGCGGGAGTTCTGGCGCACGCGTGACGAGCAGCCCGACTGGGAGCACCGGCCCGAGGACCGGGAGGAGACCTCCGTACTGACCCTGGAGCGCCTGCTCCAGCTGGTGTCCGACGCGGGACGGCGGGTGGAGCTGGCCATCGAGACCAAGCACCCCACGCGCTGGGCCGGGCAGGTGGAGGAGCGGCTGCTGCTGCTCCTGAAGCGGTTCGGGCTCGACGCCCCGGCCTCGGCGGCGGAGTCCCCGGTACGCGTGATGAGTTTCTCGGCGCGCTCGCTGCACCGGGTCCGGGCGGCGTCGCCGACCCTGCCGACGGTCTACCTGATGCAGTTCGTCTCACCCCGGCTGCGCGACGGACGGCTGCCCGCCGGTGTCCGGATCGCGGGTCCCTCGATCCGTATCGTGCGCAACCATCCCACCTACATCGAGCGCCTGAAGCAGGCCGGCCACCAGGTGCACGTATGGACGGTGAACGACCCCGCGGACGTGGATCTCTGCGTCGACCTGGGCGTGGACGCCATCATCACCAACCGGCCACGGGCCGTACGCGACCAGCTCGGCCACTGA
- a CDS encoding ATP-binding protein has protein sequence MALVVAQEVPTSSSMAVPHGPAGVGEARHRMRAQLRSGGVAESVIDDAVLVLSELLSNACKHGRPLGGALAGDGDVRAAWQVDAGGRLVVEVTDGGGPTRPAPATPSITARGGRGLNIITALADDWGVRDDARGEVTVWVVVHDDVHDPDAAHRRDDFATRITAPAVSEMPGLDFADAFDDLG, from the coding sequence GTGGCGTTGGTGGTGGCACAGGAAGTGCCCACGTCGTCGAGCATGGCCGTTCCCCATGGCCCTGCGGGCGTGGGGGAAGCGAGGCACCGCATGCGGGCGCAGTTGCGCAGCGGCGGTGTGGCGGAATCGGTCATCGACGATGCCGTACTGGTTCTTTCGGAGCTCTTGAGCAACGCGTGCAAGCACGGCAGGCCACTGGGCGGCGCCCTGGCCGGGGACGGCGACGTCCGTGCCGCGTGGCAGGTGGACGCGGGCGGCCGGCTCGTCGTGGAGGTCACGGACGGCGGCGGTCCGACCCGCCCGGCACCGGCGACCCCTTCGATCACGGCACGCGGCGGCCGCGGGCTGAACATCATCACCGCGCTCGCCGACGACTGGGGCGTGCGGGACGACGCCCGCGGAGAGGTCACCGTCTGGGTCGTCGTCCACGACGACGTGCACGACCCGGACGCCGCGCACCGCCGCGACGACTTCGCCACCCGGATCACGGCGCCCGCGGTCTCCGAGATGCCCGGCCTGGACTTCGCCGACGCCTTCGACGACCTCGGCTGA